The Thermodesulfobacteriota bacterium genome window below encodes:
- a CDS encoding prephenate dehydrogenase/arogenate dehydrogenase family protein: protein MKRVTIGIIGANGQMGRWFNRFFTGAGHRVLLSDLKTELRPKDIAQQSDVVTLSVPLDVALILAREIGPVLRKEQLFMDFCSMKKDIVEAMARFSKAEVVGTHPLFGPYPVTIKGQNMIMCPQRGDYWQNWLENELRKEGAIVTHMTAEMHDRNMAVVQGLTHMLTVCLGRLLQKLNMNPKEAMLYSTPVFRIHLDLIGRILSQDPNLYDDLIGGNRHVSEMLEEFSSVLNEGKQRLLSGNKGEGASFMEEISQFFDHFCQHGLDESNKIIDAIYLKK from the coding sequence GTGAAACGGGTGACCATCGGGATAATCGGCGCTAACGGGCAAATGGGCAGATGGTTTAATCGTTTCTTTACCGGGGCAGGGCACCGGGTTTTACTATCCGATCTAAAAACAGAACTCAGACCGAAAGATATCGCCCAACAAAGTGACGTGGTGACCTTAAGCGTGCCTCTTGATGTCGCTTTAATACTTGCAAGAGAGATCGGCCCTGTGTTGCGAAAAGAGCAACTCTTTATGGATTTTTGTTCCATGAAAAAGGATATCGTTGAGGCGATGGCGAGGTTTTCAAAGGCTGAGGTTGTGGGAACTCACCCCCTGTTTGGGCCTTACCCAGTTACGATTAAAGGGCAGAACATGATCATGTGTCCCCAAAGAGGTGATTACTGGCAAAACTGGCTGGAAAACGAATTAAGAAAAGAAGGTGCCATCGTCACACACATGACTGCTGAAATGCATGACCGGAATATGGCGGTTGTGCAAGGGCTGACACATATGCTGACTGTCTGCCTGGGGAGACTGCTGCAGAAACTGAACATGAATCCGAAAGAAGCCATGCTTTATTCCACACCGGTTTTTAGAATTCATTTGGATCTGATCGGACGCATTCTTTCACAGGATCCCAATCTTTATGATGACCTGATCGGTGGAAACCGGCATGTATCTGAGATGCTGGAAGAATTTAGCTCTGTTTTAAACGAAGGGAAACAAAGGCTGTTATCCGGCAACAAAGGAGAAGGGGCTTCGTTTATGGAGGAAATCAGCCAATTTTTTGATCATTTCTGTCAGCATGGGCTTGATGAAAGCAATAAAATCATAGACGCGATCTATTTAAAAAAATAG
- the aroC gene encoding chorismate synthase → MPGNSLGKLFKITTWGESHGKGIGVVIDGCPPRIPIDENIIQSMLNRRKPGSSIASTKRTEPDKAVILSGVFNGMTTGTPLMIMVENKDADSAAYEPYADTYRPGHGDITYMAKYQIRDWRGGGRASARETAARVAAGAVAKAVLDTEGIAVLATTIELGGIKAEKHDPDQIEKNRFFCPDDKAAAKMQERIQQVKKNGDSVGGIVEIVARGVPQGLGDPVFDKMDADLAKALMSIGAVKGVEIGTGFKAAKLLGSENNDPIHSTGFATNHAGGILAGITNGDDIIVRVAVKPIPSIRIEQKTIDQRGNQKTISIKGRHDISAIPRINVVCEAMVNLVLADHLLRQKAIS, encoded by the coding sequence ATGCCTGGAAACAGTTTGGGAAAACTATTCAAAATTACCACCTGGGGGGAATCCCATGGAAAGGGAATCGGAGTGGTGATCGATGGATGCCCTCCAAGGATACCCATTGATGAAAATATCATCCAATCCATGCTGAACCGAAGAAAGCCTGGATCGTCAATTGCAAGCACAAAACGAACAGAACCGGATAAAGCGGTGATCCTGTCCGGCGTTTTTAATGGCATGACCACCGGTACCCCTTTAATGATCATGGTTGAAAACAAAGATGCAGATTCGGCTGCATATGAGCCCTATGCTGATACTTACCGGCCGGGTCACGGGGATATCACTTACATGGCCAAGTATCAAATTCGTGACTGGCGTGGAGGCGGACGGGCGTCCGCCCGTGAAACAGCAGCACGGGTGGCTGCAGGTGCAGTTGCCAAAGCTGTACTTGATACCGAAGGAATTGCTGTTTTGGCAACCACCATTGAACTGGGTGGAATAAAGGCAGAAAAACACGACCCGGATCAAATCGAAAAAAATAGGTTTTTTTGTCCGGATGACAAGGCAGCAGCAAAGATGCAGGAACGTATTCAACAGGTAAAAAAAAATGGCGATTCTGTTGGAGGGATTGTGGAAATCGTGGCCAGAGGAGTTCCCCAGGGACTGGGAGATCCGGTGTTTGACAAGATGGATGCGGATCTGGCCAAAGCGCTGATGAGCATTGGTGCGGTTAAAGGGGTCGAAATTGGAACAGGATTCAAGGCTGCGAAACTGCTCGGCAGTGAAAATAACGATCCCATACATTCAACCGGATTTGCCACCAATCATGCCGGTGGTATTCTTGCAGGCATAACAAACGGAGATGACATCATCGTTCGGGTGGCGGTTAAGCCGATCCCTTCCATCCGAATTGAGCAAAAAACGATTGATCAAAGGGGAAATCAAAAAACCATTTCAATCAAGGGACGCCACGATATTTCAGCCATACCCAGGATTAATGTGGTTTGTGAGGCCATGGTAAACCTGGTTTTGGCCGATCACCTCTTAAGGCAGAAGGCGATATCGTGA
- a CDS encoding shikimate kinase produces the protein MRDNDVMNIFLIGYRCSGKTKVGQSIAGMLNRPFIDTDLKIVEEEGMTILEIVDKKGWDYFRERETAVLKKVCHHDRQIVATGGGVVLSKENTANMKKNGNVVWLKAKFATVKKRMLMDNNTKDFRPSLTTKELDEEIQQTLLKRTPLYEKAMDFCIDTDNLDTNGVCKSVIAKLEL, from the coding sequence ATGCGAGATAATGATGTGATGAACATTTTTTTAATCGGTTACCGATGCAGCGGTAAAACTAAAGTCGGTCAATCAATTGCCGGTATGTTAAACCGACCGTTTATCGATACGGATTTGAAAATAGTTGAAGAAGAAGGAATGACCATATTGGAAATCGTTGATAAAAAGGGCTGGGATTATTTTCGTGAGAGAGAAACCGCTGTGTTAAAAAAAGTGTGCCATCATGATAGACAGATTGTGGCCACAGGAGGCGGGGTGGTTCTTAGCAAAGAAAACACGGCAAATATGAAAAAAAACGGAAACGTTGTGTGGCTAAAAGCAAAGTTTGCGACCGTTAAAAAAAGGATGCTGATGGATAACAACACAAAAGATTTCAGACCTTCTTTGACAACAAAAGAACTCGATGAAGAAATACAACAAACACTTTTAAAACGGACACCATTATACGAAAAAGCGATGGACTTTTGCATTGATACCGACAACCTTGATACTAACGGTGTATGCAAATCTGTCATAGCGAAGCTGGAATTGTAA